The genomic segment GCCTATTTGAAGACGAACAGAGTTCACGGAAGAACCGTATGTAGAAGGACAGTTGCAATTGTGGTCGGGATCATGATCCTGTAAGGGTGAAATTGAGGTGGCAAAAGTTAAAGCGGTCAATCGAATCTCCTATGCCGAGGCAATTAAAATAATTGAGAAAACAAGTGATGCTAGTGAAGATATGGTGGTGGATACACCACAGCATGTAGTAAATGTTTGCCGCCAGACAAAAAAATACCATGCGTGTTAGTTGGATTTTGTTGCGTTCATTGCCACAGTTATAAACTGTACAGCACAAGTCTCAAATAAGTCGAAGAAACTGGACATTATTGTGGCTGTGGCAGAAACGTTTTTGAAAATGAAGACCTACAAGGGGTACTGGCGCCGGAAAACCCGCACTCCCAGGTTCACATGGAGCCTGTGTATGGATCAGatctgttttatttgtttttaacatacatttttttttggtaggtacgtttttttggggggtgaatcATGTTCCTATCCCGCATAGTAGATAGCGGGATGTGTGATCGTCAATATACCATAGAAAAAAAAGTCTTATTCTGAAGGATTCCAAAAATCCGTGAACCGGAAGTACTTAGTTATTCTTGCATGCGTCACGGCAGTATGAGATAACACTCCTATCGTTTGTTTGCGGATGGCCATAACATTATAGAAGAAGagtcacaataacaacacagcTCACTTGCCTTCACAGCAAAGAAGTTCACTTTATTGTATTACTCAATACGTTGCAAGTGTAAACTACATGTGTCACAAACAATACGTCAAGAAACAATAACGAAGCAGCAAGTAAGTGCTTGTTTGAGTTAGCAGCGAAACTCACGTGAAAGTTTGCCAGTAAGGTTGTTCTTTTTCCCGAAGGAAGACGTGGGATTTGAGGGTGAAAATGGCCACCACATCTTCTCTTCCAGAGGAGGACCTCACCTGTCCCGTATGCCGAGACATCTTCAGAGACCCAGTCATCCTGTTGTGTAGCCACAGCTTCTGTAAAGACTGTATACATGGCTACTGGACGGAGAGAGAAGTGAAGGAATGTCCAGTTTGTAGGAAAAGATCAAAACTCAGTGACGCACCCCTCAACCGGGCTTTGAAGAACCTCTGTGAGGCCTACTCGAAGGAGAAAGCATCTGCAGGTGTCCTCTGCAGTCTGCATGGGGAGAAATACAAACTTTTCTGTCGTGACCACGGACAACCTGCTTGCCTGGTGTGCCAGACTTCTGAGTTACACACAAACCACAAGTTCTGCCCCATGGACGAAGCTGCCAAAGAATATAAGGTGAGTGAGAAATAAAAACTGTGGCAATAGAATAAATGCCGGTTACATTTAGCTTTTTCTACAACAAGCAACAATTACTGAACACCACTGCTTAGTGTAGGTGCTGGTCCTTTAGAGAAAATGTTCTCAGTAACCTGATATATTTAAAATGTTACTGTTTCTTTCCAGGAGTCTGTGCTGAAGCTCCTACAGAACAAACTGGAGGTCCTTGAGGCAGACAGTCGAAATTGTGTTCAAATGGTAGATACTATCACGGTAAGAGCTGGGAGGTAGATACTATCACGGTAAGAGCTGGGAGGTAGATACTATCACGGTAAGAGCTGGGAGGTAGATACTATCACGGTAAGAGCTGGGAGGCAGATACTATCACGGTAAGAGCTGGGAGGCAGATACTATCACGGTAAGAGCTGGGAGGCAGATACTATCACGGTAAGAGCTGGGAGGCAGATACTATATAAGAGCACGGTAAGAAGAGCTGGGAGGCAGATACTATCACGGTAAGAGCTGGGAGGCAGATACTATCACGGTAAGAGCTGGGAGCAGCTGCAGGTAAGAGCTGGGGCAGAGATACTATCAGCTGGGAGGTAAGAGCTGGGAGGCAGATACTATCACGGTAAGAGCTGGGAGGTAGATACTATCACGGTAAGAGCTGGGAGGCAGATACTATCACGGTAAGAGCTGGGAGGTAGATACTATACTatagctattgtttcaattcagcAAAGgattcatggggcggcagggtagcctagtggttagagcgttggactagtaaccgaaaggttggaagttcaaatccccgagttgacaaggtacaaatctgttgttctgcccctgaacaggcagtactgttcctaggccctcatttaaaataataatttgttcttaactgacttgcctagttaaattaaggtcaagttaaaaaataataaataaataactggCTTTCATGTTTCTGTGTAGAGTTTCACTCAGCCAGCAGATCTGACTCGCTTGCTTACAACTGCGCAACTTGCTTACACAGACTTCCTGTGTAGATTAAGACACCGCAGAGCCAGGCCTCCcgagtcgtccgggttaggagagcGTTTGGCTGTGGGgcttttacttggctcatcgtgctctaggcACCCCTTGTGGCGGGCCGCTGActtcggttgtcagttgaacagtgtttcctccgatacattgATGCTGCTGCCATCCGAGTTAAGTGGGCGTGTGTTGAGGCGCAGTTTGGTGGGTCATTTttcagaggacacatgactcgaccttAGCCTCGCCCGTTggagagttgcagtgatgagacaagatcaaaattgaggagaaaaagtGGGTAAAATACAAATGTGTATCTATCTATAAATatctcacataaacacacacacacagtaccagtcagaagtttgggcacctactcattccagttttttaaattataataaggaagacatcaacactatgaaatagcacacatggaatcatgtagtaaccaaaaaactgttaaacaaatcaaaatatatttgagattcttcaaagtagccaccctttgccttgatgacagctttgcacactcttggcattccttGGACTGCATCAGAAAAACAACCCACTCCTTCAGTCACAGTTCAAATCACACCCCTCTCACAGGGAATCTCACTAAACTCACATAAAcgtgagaaaggagagagactcTGTCAAAAAAACAATAGAATGGATGGAGTGGGCTTCCTCTTTCCATGCGGGTCATTCGGTATGCACCAACCAGTTGATCCAATTCGTCACGTATATCCTTTGCATTCGATTCTAGCGTCACCCCAGAGATGACACCCTTGATAGGTTCCCTGCATTGAGGATCCTCATACAGCACATTTCCAACCTATATCTTCTAGAGGTGCAGAGCACTCTCCTTCTGTTCCATAGATGCACAGAAAACCAAAATAAGCCAATTTCCCGTTACTCTCACTGATGTCGCATTTTCCAACGCATCCATGATTTTTATAGACTTCAAACTGATCTCCCGGGTAACACCAATCCTTATTTTCTTTCGTATTCACCACTGTAATATAATTATTCTCACTCATCTCCATTTGACACGCCATCTGATTCAAACAGAACATCCCTTTGCGCCATTTCCCCTTTCAACATCACATTTCCAGCACATCGCCTTGAACAACAAAGTAGCTGATAGTCTGACACTGCCTTTCCAAAATGGCTGCTGTGGCTTCTGCTACCTAGCAGGAGGACTAAAGGGGCAGTTTTACAGAAAACTAGAAGTTGTTCAATCTTGGTGTAACAGATGGAATCATTTGGAGTACAAGGCCTTTTTCCATCCTTGGGTTGAGGTATGTTTTCTGGGCCATATCTCCCACACTCTGCTGTTGACCTAACCAGGAAGCCTGTCTGACCATAGTGCATCTGTAAGCAAGCGGGCCGTATCTGCTGGCTAAGTTTCCCTTCGTTCCCTGGATTTGTGGCTGAACCATATGACCTTAAAGAACAACAATAGTAGGGTTACAAAATGTCCTGGTTTGAGGATTACTGGATTTCCACCTTATTCCCTCTCAATTCCAGgtatcttccaaccaggatttctggtaAACCAGGGAATTGTTTTGAAAGTTAGGGACATTTTCCATCGGGTAAATAGTAATATTAGAAATTTATTGGGCTGAAATAATAGGTGCTGGTACTAATCACATTTTAGAGCCAATATTCTATGAAGTGCCTGTAGTGAGAAGCAGTAGAAtatttgaggtgccggtactccACTGGTGTGCACCCGTACGTATGCAGACATGCATGCCAGGCGGTGTCTgagagactccagccacccgacACATGGACTGTTCTCTTTTCTCCCGTCTGGCAGATGGCACCGCTTCATAAAGGCTCAGACAAACTCCTAAATGGCTTCTATCCCCTGGCTGTGAGTCTGTTAAATGGCTACTACTGTGCTCCCTCTCCCACAgactatccacactgactctgccCATTCACAGGTCTCTACTTGGCAAAGAaatattccatatgcacaaaaagcttatttctctcatattttgtgcacatttgtttacatccctgttagtgagcatttctcctttgccaagattatccatccacctgacaggtgtggaatattaAGAAGCAGATTAAagcgcatgatcattacacaggtgcagtaATTTGGCAGTATGGGGGgggggtatgtctgtctgtaataaatcacTTTTGTATgggaaaaaaaaaacaaattattatttttggctgggcctggctccccagtgggtggacctggatCCCAAATGGGTGGGCCCCTGCCCATTTGTGTGAAATGCATTGCTTTTTCAATTTACTGATTTTCTAACTCAGTAaaaattgaaattgttgcatgtttttttcccctgtgtgtatgtacagtcggaagtttacgcacaccttagccaaatacattcaaactcagtttttcacaattcctgacatttaatcctagtataaagaccctgtcttaggtcagttaagatcaccactttattttaagaatttgaaatgtcagaatagagatttatttcagcttttattactttcatcatattcccagtgggtcagaagttcacatactcaattagtatttggtagcattgcctttaaatggtttaacttgggtcaaacgttttgggtgtccttccacaagtttcccacaataagttaggtgaattttggcccattcctcctgacagagctggtgtaactgagtcaggtttgtaggcctccttgctcgcacacactttttcagtttttcagttctgcccacattttctatgggattgatgtcagggctttgtgatggcctctccaataccttgactttgttgtccttaagccattttgccacaactttggaagtatgcttgaggtcattgtccatttggaagaccgacttgcgaccaagctttaacttcctgactgatgtcttaagatgttgcttcaatatatacacataattttcctgcctcatgatgccctctattttgtgaagtgcaccagtccctcctgtagcaaagcacgcccacaacatgatgctgccacccccgtgcttcacggttgggatggtgttcttcggcttgcaagcggcccactttttcctccaaacataaagatggtcattatggccaaacagttctatttttgtttcatcagaccagaggacatttctccaaaaagtacaatctttgtccccatgtgcagttgcataaccgtagtctggattttgtatggtggttttggagcagtgacttcttccttgctgagcattttcttttgattttcccatggtgtcaagcgaagaggcgctgagtttgaaggtaggccttgaaatacatccacaggtacactgccaattgactcaggctaattgacatcattatcAGAAACTTTTAATGACatgattttctggagttttccaagctgtataAAGGCAGTGAAcatagggtatgtaaacttctgacccactggaattgtgatacagtgaaaagatctgtctgtaaacaattgtttgaaaaatgacttgttatGCACAAAttggatgtcctaaccgacatgccaaaactatagtttgttaacaagaaaattgtgaAGTGTTTGAAAAactaattttaatgactccaaaatTAGTGAATGAAAACCTCCAACTTCAATTGTGCGTGTATATATTCCTGTTACCAGTCCCtattcagccctgtttacatgtatatcccaCCAGTCTACCAGTATGTATACACAACCACTCCAGTTCCCCtgaacattgaataaggtactgacctgtatatacttgcATTCTTGTTTCTTTAACTCTCATATCTAATTATCTTcattagtattttatttattttaattatcTAAATTATTTATCTCCATATCTGTATTTTTATTATTAGCATCTAAATTATTATCTTTATTATTAtcgttattatttatattattagcATCTAATTATTGTCTTATCTATTTTATTAGTAGTTTTATATTAGTATCTAAATGATTATTATcatctctgtattgttgggaaagaATTTCATTGTGCTGTTTACCACCTGTTGTAGCCTGTGCACATGGTGAATAACCTTTACAACTCATTCAAGCTCTGGATGTTTGTCTTCAGAGCCAGGCCCTGTCCACAGAGAGGAAAATAAGGGAACACTTTGAGGAGCTTCACCAGTTTCTACGGAATGAAACGGTAGTCAGGATAGCTGCCCTGAAGCAGGACGAAGACAACAAGAGTCAAATGATGATGAGGAAGATTgaggagatgaacagagagatctCGTCCCTTTCTGACACCATCCAAACCCTAGAGGAAGAGCTAGGGGCTGAAAACATTTCTTTGCTACAGGTAAGAAACAAAAAAGAAAGATCTCCCTCTGTTTTAAGTAGAGATGAAACTTCTACATCTTGATAATGTCATGTCTAATCTGACACTTTGTCCTCCTGCAGGACTACGAGGTCATCAAGAAAAGGTAAGGGATCTTCCTCTTGTTTCTATCCCCTCTGTGGTTCTGAACCCAACCCTACAGCAGCACTgactacctctaacctgtacccccgctcACTgattcggtaccggtaccccatgtacatagcctcgttattgttactttttgttttttactttagtttatttgggaagtattttcttaactcttattgaactacactgttggttaagggcttgtaattcagcatttcatggtaaaatcttcacctgttgtattcggtgcacttgacaaataaagtttgatttga from the Oncorhynchus tshawytscha isolate Ot180627B linkage group LG33, Otsh_v2.0, whole genome shotgun sequence genome contains:
- the LOC112231442 gene encoding zinc-binding protein A33 isoform X1 is translated as MATTSSLPEEDLTCPVCRDIFRDPVILLCSHSFCKDCIHGYWTEREVKECPVCRKRSKLSDAPLNRALKNLCEAYSKEKASAGVLCSLHGEKYKLFCRDHGQPACLVCQTSELHTNHKFCPMDEAAKEYKESVLKLLQNKLEVLEADSRNCVQMVDTITSQALSTERKIREHFEELHQFLRNETVVRIAALKQDEDNKSQMMMRKIEEMNREISSLSDTIQTLEEELGAENISLLQDYEVIKKRVQCILPDPERVSGALIDVARHLGNLQFRVWENMQEIVEYTPVILDPNTAHPDLILSGDLTSFTCRLSDDQQPLPDNPERFKYRYAVLGSEGFSSGTHSWDVEVGDSKEWAVGVAIESCDRKETSRWHISGVWYVLSREGSDYIDQVSPNACYCLEPFKVKPQRIRVQLDWDKETVSLSDPVNNQRIGCFFKNPQIFSLSFTERIFPFLSGDYVRVMPVKASVTV
- the LOC112231442 gene encoding zinc-binding protein A33 isoform X2, which gives rise to MATTSSLPEEDLTCPVCRDIFRDPVILLCSHSFCKDCIHGYWTEREVKECPVCRKRSKLSDAPLNRALKNLCEAYSKEKASAGVLCSLHGEKYKLFCRDHGQPACLVCQTSELHTNHKFCPMDEAAKEYKESVLKLLQNKLEVLEADSRNCVQMSQALSTERKIREHFEELHQFLRNETVVRIAALKQDEDNKSQMMMRKIEEMNREISSLSDTIQTLEEELGAENISLLQDYEVIKKRVQCILPDPERVSGALIDVARHLGNLQFRVWENMQEIVEYTPVILDPNTAHPDLILSGDLTSFTCRLSDDQQPLPDNPERFKYRYAVLGSEGFSSGTHSWDVEVGDSKEWAVGVAIESCDRKETSRWHISGVWYVLSREGSDYIDQVSPNACYCLEPFKVKPQRIRVQLDWDKETVSLSDPVNNQRIGCFFKNPQIFSLSFTERIFPFLSGDYVRVMPVKASVTV